Proteins from a genomic interval of Nostoc sp. TCL240-02:
- a CDS encoding M50 family metallopeptidase encodes MREPSKNFEPLLTQEAPSVVERMGLTWLIAAAIATALLWQVPGGDYILYPFTILATWFHEMGHGLMALLLGGQFQKLQIFSNGSGVATYGIRSSLGPIGPAMVAAAGPMGPPLAGAALILASRSFKAASLSLKILGSFLLLSTLIWIRSWFGLVAIPLLGLIILGIALKAPRWAQGFAIQFLGVQACVSTYHQLDYLFSSSAGPLGLSDTAQMQRYLLLPYWFWGGLMAIASLVILVQSLRVAYRSEQ; translated from the coding sequence ATGAGGGAACCAAGTAAAAATTTTGAACCCTTGCTTACCCAAGAAGCCCCGTCAGTTGTTGAGCGTATGGGGCTAACCTGGCTAATTGCAGCAGCGATCGCAACTGCTTTACTGTGGCAAGTACCAGGAGGTGATTATATCTTATACCCATTTACAATTCTGGCAACCTGGTTCCATGAAATGGGTCACGGCTTAATGGCACTCCTATTAGGGGGACAGTTTCAAAAATTACAGATTTTTAGCAATGGTTCTGGTGTTGCAACTTATGGCATCCGGTCGTCATTGGGGCCAATTGGCCCGGCAATGGTCGCAGCTGCCGGGCCAATGGGGCCGCCTCTTGCGGGCGCAGCTTTGATTCTGGCTTCCCGTAGTTTTAAAGCAGCTTCCCTAAGTTTAAAAATATTAGGGAGTTTTTTGCTACTTTCTACATTGATTTGGATACGTTCCTGGTTTGGATTGGTGGCAATTCCCTTATTGGGTTTAATAATCTTGGGTATCGCCCTGAAAGCACCTCGCTGGGCACAGGGGTTTGCCATCCAATTTCTGGGTGTACAAGCTTGTGTGAGTACGTACCATCAACTCGATTATCTATTTAGTAGTTCTGCTGGCCCCCTTGGACTCTCTGATACAGCGCAAATGCAGCGATATTTGCTTTTACCTTACTGGTTTTGGGGCGGGTTGATGGCGATCGCATCTCTGGTGATTTTAGTCCAAAGTCTCCGCGTTGCCTATCGTTCGGAGCAATGA
- a CDS encoding YihY/virulence factor BrkB family protein — protein MNLQAIGKLFQETFKEWSEDKASRLAAALAYYTIFSIAPLLIIVIAIAGAVFGEEAARGQIVGQIQGLVGIEGAKFLESAIQNANQPKTGAIASIISVVVLLVGATGLFTELQDAMNTIWEVKPKPGRGVNNIIRLRILSFAMVIGIGFLLLVSLVISTVLTTLVTYFSNLLPGVDFLWQFVNFLLSFAITTVLFGLIFKVLPDVKIAWSDVLVGASLTSVLFSIGRFLLGQYLGNGSFGSTYGAAGSLVVILAWVNYATQILFFGAEFTQVYARRYGSGITPTKHAIPLSDKTEYNGKAPTRQSSTNKKPPSNLINRLFQSFKKPKRLKNRRRN, from the coding sequence ATGAATTTGCAGGCGATTGGGAAATTGTTCCAAGAGACATTTAAAGAATGGAGTGAGGATAAAGCGTCACGGTTAGCGGCGGCGTTGGCTTATTACACAATTTTTTCTATTGCACCGTTGTTAATTATTGTAATTGCGATCGCAGGGGCAGTATTTGGAGAAGAAGCGGCAAGGGGTCAAATTGTCGGTCAAATTCAAGGTTTAGTCGGGATAGAAGGCGCAAAGTTTCTCGAATCAGCCATTCAGAATGCTAACCAACCAAAAACAGGAGCGATCGCTTCTATCATTAGTGTCGTAGTTCTACTAGTGGGTGCTACTGGTTTATTTACCGAGTTGCAAGATGCTATGAACACGATTTGGGAAGTGAAACCCAAACCCGGACGCGGCGTAAATAACATCATTCGCCTACGTATTTTGTCTTTTGCAATGGTGATAGGCATTGGCTTTTTACTATTAGTTTCTCTGGTAATTAGTACAGTTTTGACAACATTAGTAACATATTTTAGTAACTTGTTACCAGGTGTTGATTTTCTTTGGCAATTTGTCAATTTTCTTCTCTCTTTTGCTATAACTACAGTTCTATTCGGACTAATTTTTAAAGTTTTACCAGATGTCAAAATTGCTTGGAGTGATGTTTTAGTTGGAGCTTCTCTCACCTCAGTTTTATTCTCTATTGGAAGATTTTTATTAGGACAATATTTAGGGAATGGCAGTTTTGGATCAACTTATGGTGCTGCTGGTTCGCTGGTGGTGATTTTAGCTTGGGTTAACTATGCCACGCAGATTCTTTTCTTTGGTGCGGAATTTACCCAAGTTTATGCTAGAAGGTATGGAAGCGGCATAACCCCAACGAAACATGCCATCCCTTTATCTGATAAAACGGAATATAATGGCAAGGCTCCAACCAGGCAATCATCCACTAATAAAAAGCCACCTTCTAACTTGATTAATCGCTTATTCCAGTCTTTCAAAAAGCCCAAGCGATTAAAAAATAGAAGAAGAAATTAG
- a CDS encoding ISKra4 family transposase (programmed frameshift) has protein sequence MTPEQKQALQKHIQAIAKILYEDTSKEKLTNLAAIEEAVRSQMQKHVMPEVGGFFIETITGTTAGYQRRLKSILGELAITSKQAIELEVAPSTQLSPYLETCCLRVSANVSYEDAASDIKYFTGIEVSHSSQQRLVHRQNFELPTPEQTIEELSVDGGNIRVRTPKGQICAWLGYKAISLHHLGILGTSFQNNQIVIDWVNDQPLASPLTCIGDGHDGIWNIIDQLAPDAQRREILDWFHLIENLHKVGGSQKRLKQAQNLLWKGQVEATIALFTDCKGKQVQNFCRYLDKHRNRIINYEYYQAEEICSIGSGSVESAVKQVDRRTKISGAQWKRENVPQVLAHRCAYLNGLLSV, from the exons ATGACCCCAGAACAAAAGCAAGCTCTTCAAAAACATATTCAGGCGATTGCTAAAATATTGTATGAAGATACGTCAAAAGAAAAGCTCACAAATCTTGCAGCAATTGAAGAAGCAGTGCGGAGTCAAATGCAGAAGCATGTTATGCCAGAAGTAGGGG GTTTTTTTATCGAAACGATTACAGGGACAACCGCAGGATACCAACGACGGCTCAAAAGCATTCTTGGAGAGTTAGCAATAACGAGCAAACAAGCCATTGAATTAGAAGTCGCACCAAGTACTCAACTGAGTCCATATCTAGAAACTTGTTGTTTGAGGGTAAGTGCGAATGTCAGCTATGAAGATGCGGCATCAGACATCAAGTATTTTACGGGCATAGAGGTTTCTCACAGCAGTCAACAGAGATTAGTGCATCGCCAGAATTTTGAGTTGCCAACACCAGAACAGACAATTGAAGAATTAAGCGTCGATGGTGGAAACATCCGTGTCCGAACTCCTAAAGGTCAAATATGTGCATGGCTTGGCTATAAAGCAATTAGCTTACATCATCTCGGAATCTTGGGAACTTCATTTCAGAATAATCAGATTGTGATTGATTGGGTTAATGACCAACCACTGGCTAGCCCACTCACTTGTATTGGTGATGGACATGACGGCATTTGGAATATAATTGACCAATTAGCACCTGATGCACAACGTCGAGAAATACTTGATTGGTTCCATTTAATAGAAAACCTCCACAAAGTTGGGGGTTCACAAAAACGCTTGAAACAAGCACAAAATCTACTATGGAAAGGCCAAGTTGAGGCTACTATTGCCTTATTTACAGATTGTAAAGGCAAACAAGTACAAAACTTTTGCCGTTATCTTGATAAGCATCGCAATCGCATTATCAACTACGAATATTATCAAGCTGAAGAAATTTGTTCAATTGGTTCAGGTTCAGTTGAATCTGCCGTTAAACAGGTTGACCGTCGAACAAAAATTTCCGGGGCACAATGGAAACGAGAAAATGTGCCTCAAGTCCTAGCCCATCGCTGTGCTTACCTCAATGGATTATTGTCAGTTTGA
- a CDS encoding serine hydrolase, giving the protein MKLRWLLLSLTSIFLFSSPVKANPNTNQVGNINDWSANQSDLQLPKLKFIPPVPLGDPANPINSSKFTGVVPLGREISELKTPIKALMARYRFLTPGIFFMDLKTGDYFSFNGDKAFSAASTIKYPILIALFQEVDAGRIKLGETLVMRRKHVTGGSGDLQYQRVGTKLSLLQTATKMMTISDNTATNMIIDRLGGVSKLNQKFRRWGLQSTVIHNMLGDFKGTNKTSAKDLVRLSALVTNNQLISDRSQSQVLGIMIRCHNRALLPSGLGSGANIAHKTGTLRFVLGDAGIIETPTGKRYLAGIFVRRPNNDIRARDFIRQVSRVMYGYFEQPKVSNLP; this is encoded by the coding sequence ATGAAACTACGCTGGTTATTACTCAGCCTTACAAGTATTTTTTTATTTTCGTCTCCAGTAAAAGCGAATCCCAACACCAATCAAGTTGGCAACATAAATGACTGGAGTGCAAATCAATCTGATTTACAATTACCAAAACTTAAATTTATTCCTCCGGTTCCTCTAGGCGATCCTGCCAACCCAATAAATAGTTCTAAATTTACTGGTGTAGTTCCTCTAGGACGCGAGATATCAGAACTAAAAACTCCTATTAAAGCATTAATGGCTCGCTATAGATTCCTCACTCCCGGAATCTTTTTTATGGACTTAAAAACAGGTGATTATTTTAGTTTTAATGGTGATAAAGCATTTTCTGCTGCTAGCACAATTAAGTATCCGATTTTGATTGCATTGTTTCAAGAAGTAGATGCAGGGAGAATCAAACTTGGTGAAACTTTGGTGATGCGACGGAAACATGTCACCGGCGGTTCTGGAGATTTGCAGTATCAACGAGTGGGAACTAAGCTGAGTCTCTTGCAAACTGCAACTAAGATGATGACTATCAGCGATAACACTGCTACAAATATGATTATAGATCGTTTAGGTGGTGTATCTAAATTAAATCAAAAGTTCCGCCGTTGGGGATTGCAAAGCACTGTGATTCACAATATGTTAGGAGACTTCAAAGGAACAAATAAAACTAGTGCCAAAGACTTGGTAAGACTATCAGCTTTGGTTACAAATAATCAGTTAATTTCTGATAGAAGTCAATCCCAAGTTTTAGGGATTATGATTCGTTGTCATAATAGAGCATTGCTCCCATCTGGCTTAGGTTCTGGTGCAAATATTGCTCATAAAACAGGTACTCTGCGATTTGTACTGGGTGATGCAGGTATTATTGAAACGCCGACAGGTAAGCGTTATTTAGCAGGAATTTTTGTGCGTAGACCAAATAATGACATTAGAGCTAGAGATTTTATTCGTCAAGTTTCGCGGGTGATGTATGGCTACTTCGAGCAGCCAAAAGTTAGTAATCTACCTTAA
- a CDS encoding DUF4126 domain-containing protein, with protein MIEILATLSASAAAGMRIGIPLLIIGLLQGSNLWSQVPILSHISPPILLGCLTFWSLFELLASKKLWGQRLLQLVQLFMSPIVGAIMGLAVANATATPNWLIACIGGSLALVLQLVQVGWFYRLRGLPLWAVFLQDTLCIALVLFAFDAPWQGGLIALIMLWFAVCSAKQWYDWYHNKGIGHRA; from the coding sequence ATGATTGAAATCCTAGCCACACTTTCTGCCTCTGCCGCAGCAGGAATGAGAATAGGCATACCTTTGCTAATTATTGGACTATTGCAGGGTAGTAACTTATGGTCACAAGTCCCAATTTTATCTCACATTTCCCCACCAATATTGTTAGGCTGCCTCACCTTTTGGTCTTTATTTGAATTATTAGCCTCAAAAAAGCTATGGGGGCAAAGATTACTACAACTAGTTCAGTTATTCATGTCTCCCATCGTCGGGGCAATTATGGGGTTAGCAGTCGCTAATGCCACAGCAACACCAAACTGGCTAATTGCCTGTATTGGCGGTTCCTTAGCTTTAGTACTCCAGCTAGTTCAAGTTGGTTGGTTCTATCGGTTACGTGGCTTACCTTTGTGGGCAGTATTTCTTCAAGATACCTTATGCATTGCTCTAGTCCTTTTTGCCTTTGATGCTCCCTGGCAAGGAGGATTAATTGCTTTAATAATGCTTTGGTTTGCAGTTTGTAGCGCCAAGCAGTGGTATGACTGGTATCACAATAAGGGCATAGGGCATAGGGCATAG
- a CDS encoding class I SAM-dependent methyltransferase gives MATILRDWSYRYQWLYDSISRLAALSVGGEARFRQLALQALTIHSDTQILDLCCGSGQTTQFLVKLSQNVTGLDASPKSLQRARLNVPEASYVEAFAEEMPFADNLFDLVHISVALHEMQPQQLRKIINEVYRVLKPGGVFTLVDFHAPRNSILWPGISLFLLLFETETAWQLLKTDLAGLLTETGFDVSKPILYAGGSLQVIQARK, from the coding sequence ATGGCAACAATTTTAAGAGATTGGAGTTACCGCTATCAGTGGCTTTATGATAGTATTTCTCGTTTAGCAGCCTTAAGTGTAGGTGGTGAAGCCCGTTTTCGGCAACTTGCTTTGCAAGCCTTAACAATTCATTCAGATACTCAGATTTTAGATTTATGTTGCGGCAGTGGTCAAACGACACAATTTTTAGTAAAACTTTCACAAAATGTAACAGGATTAGATGCTTCACCTAAGTCTTTGCAACGGGCACGGCTAAATGTACCTGAAGCGTCTTATGTTGAAGCTTTTGCCGAGGAGATGCCATTTGCAGATAATCTGTTTGATCTGGTGCATATCAGCGTTGCATTACACGAGATGCAGCCTCAGCAATTACGAAAAATTATTAATGAAGTTTATCGGGTGCTGAAGCCAGGAGGAGTATTTACGCTGGTGGATTTTCACGCTCCAAGAAATTCGATATTGTGGCCTGGAATATCACTGTTTTTGTTGTTGTTTGAGACGGAAACAGCTTGGCAATTGTTGAAAACTGATTTGGCTGGATTGTTAACTGAGACTGGGTTTGATGTTAGTAAGCCAATTTTATATGCAGGTGGTAGTTTACAAGTTATACAGGCAAGGAAGTGA
- a CDS encoding DUF421 domain-containing protein: MEKWFFIDWQAIFVPSISVFELIIRGSLVYLALFSVLRFLPSRQLGTLGITDLLVVVLFAEAAQNAMASNYTSITEGAILVGTVIFWSYLLNWLGYKIPQFQRFMNQPPLLLVKNGRMIQRHLQRELITDDELMSKLRQQGVEFLADVKFAYMEADGRISIITFDSKTNSVPEPKTALKIDLH, from the coding sequence ATGGAAAAATGGTTTTTTATCGATTGGCAGGCAATCTTTGTTCCTAGCATCAGCGTCTTTGAGTTGATTATCCGAGGATCACTAGTATACTTAGCCCTGTTTTCAGTGTTACGCTTCCTTCCTAGCCGCCAACTAGGAACACTAGGAATTACTGATTTACTCGTAGTTGTGCTATTTGCTGAAGCTGCCCAAAATGCTATGGCAAGTAATTATACATCTATTACTGAAGGCGCTATCCTAGTAGGAACTGTGATTTTTTGGAGTTATTTGTTGAACTGGTTAGGCTACAAAATACCCCAGTTCCAACGTTTTATGAATCAGCCACCGTTACTACTGGTAAAAAATGGTCGGATGATTCAGCGTCATTTGCAACGAGAGTTAATTACAGACGATGAGTTGATGAGCAAGTTACGTCAGCAAGGTGTGGAATTTTTAGCCGATGTGAAGTTTGCATATATGGAGGCTGACGGTAGAATTAGCATCATCACCTTTGACTCAAAAACTAATTCTGTCCCTGAGCCAAAAACAGCATTAAAAATTGATCTACATTAA
- the purB gene encoding adenylosuccinate lyase → MIERYTLPEMANLWSEAYKLKTWLQVEIAVCEAQAELGYIPSQAVEEIKAKADFDPKRVLEIEAVVRHDVIAFLTNVNEYVGDAGRYIHLGLTSSDVLDTALALQLVASLDLLLQRLEDLIQVIREKAREHRHTVMAGRSHGIHAEPITFGFKLAGWLAEVLRHQERLRILRQTIAVGKISGAVGTYANVEPRVEAIACQKLGLKPDTASTQVISRDRHADYVQQLALVAASIERFAVEIRNLQKTDVLEVEEFFAKGQKGSSAMPHKRNPIRSERLTGMARLVRSHAGAALENVALWHERDISHSSVERVILPDACTLTHFMLSEITDLVKNLLVYPENMERNLNCYGGVVFSQKVLLALIDKGSSREEAYAIVQESAHVAWNKPGGNFQDLISKDPRVTQKLSPAELEVCFDPQQHLQHLEEVYQRLEI, encoded by the coding sequence GTGATTGAGCGCTATACTTTGCCCGAAATGGCTAATCTATGGAGTGAAGCCTATAAACTAAAAACTTGGCTGCAAGTCGAAATTGCTGTTTGTGAGGCTCAAGCTGAACTAGGTTACATTCCATCTCAGGCGGTTGAAGAAATTAAGGCTAAGGCAGATTTTGACCCCAAGCGAGTGTTAGAAATTGAGGCTGTAGTCCGCCACGATGTAATTGCTTTCTTGACAAATGTCAATGAATATGTAGGAGATGCTGGACGCTACATTCACCTGGGTTTAACCAGTTCGGATGTTTTGGATACAGCTTTAGCACTGCAATTGGTTGCCAGCCTGGATCTGTTATTGCAACGTCTAGAAGACTTGATTCAAGTAATTCGTGAAAAAGCACGGGAACATCGTCATACAGTCATGGCTGGCCGATCGCATGGTATTCACGCTGAACCGATTACTTTTGGTTTTAAACTAGCTGGTTGGTTAGCAGAAGTGTTGCGACACCAAGAACGCTTGAGAATACTCCGCCAAACCATTGCCGTGGGAAAGATTTCTGGTGCAGTGGGAACTTATGCCAATGTTGAACCTCGTGTAGAAGCGATCGCTTGCCAAAAACTCGGACTCAAGCCCGATACGGCCTCAACACAAGTTATTTCCCGCGATCGCCACGCTGACTACGTGCAACAATTAGCTTTGGTAGCAGCATCTATCGAACGTTTTGCTGTAGAAATTCGCAATCTGCAAAAAACAGACGTTTTGGAAGTTGAAGAATTCTTCGCCAAAGGTCAAAAAGGCTCCTCAGCCATGCCACACAAACGTAACCCCATCCGTTCGGAACGGCTGACGGGAATGGCGCGACTGGTGAGAAGTCATGCCGGCGCAGCTTTGGAAAACGTTGCTCTCTGGCATGAGAGGGATATTTCCCACAGTTCTGTAGAACGGGTAATTTTGCCAGATGCTTGTACTTTGACGCATTTTATGTTGTCAGAAATAACCGACTTGGTGAAAAACCTGTTGGTCTATCCTGAAAATATGGAACGCAATCTCAACTGTTATGGTGGCGTTGTGTTCAGCCAAAAAGTGCTACTTGCCTTGATAGACAAGGGAAGCAGCCGTGAAGAAGCTTATGCGATCGTTCAAGAAAGCGCTCACGTCGCTTGGAACAAGCCAGGAGGAAATTTCCAGGACTTAATTAGCAAAGATCCTCGCGTTACTCAAAAGTTGTCTCCAGCAGAACTAGAAGTCTGTTTTGACCCCCAGCAGCATCTCCAGCATTTAGAAGAAGTTTACCAACGATTAGAAATTTAG
- the hemH gene encoding ferrochelatase, producing the protein MGRVGVLLLNLGGPDKLEDVGPFLYNLFSDPEIIRLPFRWLQKPLAWFIASRRTRTSQENYKQIGGGSPLRRITEAQGEALKEQLGYLGQEANIYVGMRYWHPYTEEAIAQITQDNIEHLVILPLYPQFSISTSGSSFRLLDKLWREDPKLQPIEYTVIPSWYKQPGYLQAMAELIAQELEQFPNPNEVHIFFSAHGVPKSYVEEAGDPYQQEIEECTALIMQTLNRPNAHTLAYQSRVGPVEWLQPYTEDALKELGAQGVKDLVVVPISFVSEHIETLQEIDIEYREVAEESGIHNFRRVPAPNTHPVFINALADLVIDALKNPSFKLSQAAQMKKMVKMYPQERWEWGLTTSAEVWNGRIAMLGFIALIIELVTGHGFLHMIGLLQ; encoded by the coding sequence ATGGGTCGTGTAGGCGTATTATTACTCAATCTCGGTGGCCCTGATAAGCTAGAAGATGTCGGGCCGTTTTTGTATAACCTATTTTCCGATCCAGAAATTATTCGCCTACCGTTTCGCTGGTTGCAAAAACCCCTAGCCTGGTTTATCGCCTCACGGCGAACCAGAACATCTCAAGAAAATTATAAGCAAATCGGTGGTGGTTCCCCATTGCGGCGGATTACAGAAGCGCAAGGGGAAGCTTTAAAAGAACAATTGGGTTATTTAGGGCAAGAAGCCAATATCTACGTGGGAATGCGTTATTGGCATCCCTATACAGAAGAAGCGATCGCACAGATCACTCAAGACAATATAGAACACCTGGTAATATTACCACTATATCCACAGTTTTCTATCAGTACTAGTGGCTCCAGCTTCCGGCTTTTAGATAAACTTTGGCGTGAAGACCCAAAACTTCAGCCCATTGAATACACCGTTATTCCTTCTTGGTACAAACAACCGGGCTACCTCCAAGCAATGGCGGAACTGATAGCCCAAGAACTTGAGCAGTTTCCTAATCCAAACGAGGTTCATATATTCTTCAGCGCTCACGGCGTTCCGAAAAGCTACGTTGAAGAGGCTGGCGACCCTTACCAGCAAGAAATTGAGGAATGTACTGCTCTGATTATGCAGACTCTCAATCGTCCCAATGCCCACACCTTAGCTTACCAAAGTCGTGTCGGCCCAGTCGAATGGCTCCAACCCTATACTGAAGATGCGCTTAAAGAACTAGGCGCACAAGGCGTGAAAGATTTGGTTGTCGTACCTATCAGTTTTGTCTCAGAGCATATTGAAACACTGCAAGAAATTGATATTGAGTATCGGGAAGTAGCAGAGGAATCAGGAATTCACAACTTCCGCCGCGTTCCTGCTCCCAATACCCATCCAGTATTTATTAATGCACTTGCAGACTTAGTAATTGATGCGCTGAAAAACCCCAGTTTTAAGCTTTCGCAAGCTGCCCAAATGAAAAAAATGGTGAAAATGTACCCCCAAGAGCGTTGGGAATGGGGTCTAACCACTAGCGCTGAAGTCTGGAATGGTCGGATTGCCATGCTGGGCTTTATTGCCTTAATCATCGAGTTGGTTACTGGTCACGGCTTCTTGCACATGATTGGGCTTTTGCAGTAA
- a CDS encoding 2-hydroxyacid dehydrogenase has translation MKVAVFSTKVYDRQFLSTVNSPTQHELAFFEPRLNRDTAILAAGFPAVCVFVHDQVDAPTLKLLASRGTKLVVLRCAGFNNVDLQAAADLGITVVRVPAYSPYGVAEHTVGLILSLNRKIHRAYNRVRESNFSLDGLLGFNLHKRTVGIVGTGKIGLILGQIMKGFGCNLLAFDVYRNPELEALGGKYVELPELFANSDIISLHCPLTPETHHLINAETLEQIKPGVMLINTSRGALIDTQAVIEGLKSGKIGYLGVDVYEQESELFFEDLSGEIIQDDIFQRLTMFPNVLITGHQAFFTAEALHNIAETTFANIADVENGRPCANEIRAQPSV, from the coding sequence ATGAAAGTAGCAGTCTTCAGTACAAAAGTCTACGATCGACAGTTTTTATCAACTGTAAATTCTCCCACACAACACGAATTAGCGTTTTTTGAACCCCGTTTAAATCGGGATACTGCTATCCTCGCCGCCGGATTTCCGGCGGTTTGCGTATTTGTACACGATCAGGTTGATGCCCCAACTTTAAAACTTCTCGCCTCACGGGGTACTAAGCTGGTTGTCCTTCGGTGTGCTGGGTTTAACAATGTAGACTTACAAGCCGCAGCAGATTTAGGAATTACTGTTGTGCGTGTCCCCGCTTACTCACCTTATGGAGTAGCAGAACATACCGTAGGATTGATTTTAAGCCTCAATCGCAAAATTCATCGGGCTTATAACCGTGTCCGAGAAAGCAATTTTTCCCTAGATGGACTGTTGGGATTTAACTTGCATAAGCGTACAGTGGGGATTGTCGGCACAGGTAAAATCGGTCTGATTTTAGGACAGATTATGAAGGGGTTTGGCTGTAACCTACTCGCATTCGACGTTTATCGCAATCCAGAATTGGAGGCGCTAGGTGGAAAGTATGTAGAATTACCTGAGCTATTTGCCAACTCTGATATTATCTCTCTGCATTGCCCCCTGACTCCCGAAACGCATCACTTGATTAACGCTGAGACTCTAGAACAGATTAAGCCAGGCGTAATGCTAATTAACACTAGCCGGGGAGCGCTGATTGATACCCAAGCAGTGATTGAGGGATTGAAGTCTGGTAAGATTGGCTATCTCGGTGTGGATGTCTACGAACAAGAATCGGAATTGTTTTTTGAGGATTTATCTGGCGAAATTATTCAAGATGATATTTTCCAACGTCTGACAATGTTCCCCAATGTACTAATTACCGGACATCAAGCCTTTTTTACAGCAGAGGCTCTTCACAATATTGCAGAAACAACTTTTGCTAATATTGCTGATGTTGAAAATGGTCGTCCTTGTGCCAATGAAATTCGCGCTCAACCGTCAGTTTAG
- a CDS encoding circadian clock KaiB family protein, protein MNNLTTNKLSTPQLFKGIALFTPGGDLIYCIDPSKQGRWHLHLCSALQEILDLPEPPHFLVPCYTATIDHWLDPRTQQVRTFAEAYPAVIRHQALLNAIFGTGELVWQAAPWQEGLCDRMVLTSYRSSFGQLWEDHDLIVRLDLSEPVPKYHQPVIVQKKEVITQGYVLRLFVAGHSSTTERILQNLHELLERSLGHPYTLKVIDVLSHPEQAELNQVSATPTLVKVWPHPIRRIVGELDHVEKILQMLATKEKF, encoded by the coding sequence GTGAATAACTTGACAACAAACAAACTATCCACACCCCAGTTGTTTAAAGGCATTGCCCTATTTACACCTGGAGGAGATTTAATTTACTGCATTGACCCTAGCAAACAAGGTCGATGGCACTTGCATTTGTGTTCGGCTTTGCAAGAAATTCTAGATTTGCCAGAGCCACCGCACTTTTTAGTGCCTTGTTATACTGCGACTATTGACCATTGGTTAGATCCGCGCACTCAACAAGTGCGAACTTTTGCTGAAGCTTATCCGGCTGTAATTAGACATCAAGCTTTGCTTAATGCCATTTTTGGTACAGGGGAACTAGTATGGCAAGCTGCTCCTTGGCAAGAGGGGTTGTGCGATCGCATGGTATTAACATCTTATCGTTCTTCATTTGGGCAGCTTTGGGAAGATCACGATTTAATTGTTCGTCTAGACCTTTCTGAACCTGTGCCAAAATACCACCAGCCAGTAATAGTACAAAAAAAGGAAGTCATCACACAAGGCTATGTTCTCCGCTTGTTTGTTGCCGGACATAGCAGTACCACCGAACGCATCCTGCAAAATTTACATGAATTGTTGGAGCGATCGCTTGGACATCCTTATACTTTGAAAGTAATTGATGTTTTAAGTCATCCAGAACAAGCAGAACTCAACCAAGTTTCTGCAACTCCTACCCTTGTCAAAGTTTGGCCGCACCCAATTCGGCGAATCGTTGGAGAGTTGGATCATGTAGAAAAGATTTTACAGATGTTAGCTACTAAGGAAAAATTTTAA